DNA sequence from the Myxocyprinus asiaticus isolate MX2 ecotype Aquarium Trade chromosome 3, UBuf_Myxa_2, whole genome shotgun sequence genome:
acgcctactagtcgactaggaaaatctttggtcgggggcagccctaaagGCTACTATTGTAACATATTCTTGTTAACAAGAAAAATACCTCAAAAGTTGTGCTACTCTAACATGCTACTCAAGTGTGCATGGTTCAGCTTctcaaagtataatgttataaatttacactaaattaaaaattgaaaatataaaatagtttgcTAAATTTATGCTGCTAAACAAAcagaaacgcatcatcacagtttGTGAAAAAGGTCCATGTCGTTGAGACTTGGGGAAGGCCAGAGTATACTCCATTTCCGTCTCATGCACTATTGAATGCACAGATTTTCAAAGTACACGTTTTTGACTGCGAGCCCTTATGGACAAGTTTGTTTAGAAAAACTAAGCTGTAAGTGAACAGTCCACACATACGGTgcagatgacaaaatttgcatcataTGCACTGTGCACGAGACGTAGTGGCACAcagaaaactgaagtatactttggacgTAGTGCCTATTTATGCacagacaagcaccactcacattttcttcagaaaatttaaaaattttCCCATGCAGACCTACACTCTGagtgctttaaaaacatattatattttagaATATTCACTGACCCGACTGTTTTGTGGGTCTCCATGAGGATGGTGCCATCAGCTCCAGGGACAGGCATGGAGTTGTAACGCACGTTCACCTGATTCCTTCTCAACAGGACCTCACGACCGATCTTAAGCCCCTCGTAGAACACAGCCAGCAGGAACACACCGATGCACGCGCCTGCCATCTCTAGAAACGAGAACGAAAAgatgtatagttcacccaaaaattttaattctcttatcatttaatcacccttatgccatcttaagcttgtatgactgactttctacTGCAAAGCAAAATGAAATTTGTTCTGATGGATATGTAATGTGAAAATATCCATACAATGgggtcaatggggtccaaactttCAAGTCCCaaaaggacattaaggcagcataaaggtaattcaaATGACTCAAGTGGTGTAAACCATGTCAAaatgacttggaatatgacgcacgagttgcatggactacttttatgatcctttgaatccttttgaagctttaaagtgaatgtatTCTAAATGTTATTGTATTGAATAGATGGACCTCGATAAACATCTTTtgtggggggggcctgggtagctcagtcataaagacgctggctatcacccctggagttcgctagttcgaatcccagggtgactccagctgggtctcctaagcaaccaaattggcccggttgctagggagggtagagtcacatggggtaacctcctcgtgatcgctataatgtggttcgttttcggtggggcgcttggtgagttgagcgtggatgctgcggtggatggcgaagcctccacacgcgctatgtctctgtggcaacacactcaacaagccacgttataagatgcatgggttgacgggaactgggcattccaaattgggagaaacccaaaaaaacatcttttgagttccacatAAGAATACGCACAAGCCATTTGGGTTTgcaacatcatgagggtgagtaaattatggcagaatttctATTTTAGTGTGAACTACAAGTATTTCTTTCAACAGACTTCCTGCAAAAGAATTCTTCTTTGTTCTCATAATTTAAATGTGTCAGCTTGATTAAACTGCTTTAGTTTCTTTGTAAAATCTTGTCAAACCTGTGCAACCAGTGCATTTGCTCTTTACAGTAAGGGGGTATCTTATGACAGTGCTGCAAAGAATGCCACCTTCTCAAACCACTGTTCAGAACTCTCAcggctgaataaaatgtcagaatgtgttaattgtgtaaaaaaataaataaattgcgtgttaaacattttaaagtaaaaaaagctTTAACCTGTTCTTTTCGACAGCTCTATTTTTTGTCACGTCTTTGTTATCGTTAACAAAATCAAAAACAACTTCcatcaacaaacatttttgtctgtAATTTCATGGTGAGATTAAGGGCGCTTatagagaatgctgcaaatgcaaTGATCTCAGTGGGGATGTTGCGTCTGAGAACAGAGAGGGTAAACGCAAGAGattgcaatagagcgcaacagtgcccgcccactttttcagccgtcagGTTTTAAAAAACGATGTGAACatataaaacaattgattttaggttgttgattatacagaaacaatacatttggcatttattgcaaaatattcagataagtacaaatatacaagtagtttaagtgtgaagggagaccgactccaTTACATTATTCACAGTGtcaaaaatctccactttcgcattcttctttcatttttggcaattcacattctttgtgcatatcggaCAAGGAGATTATGgagctttatagtaaaaaaaaaaaaaaaggactaaaatattgatctgtttctcacccacacttatcgtatttcttcagcagacatggattaaaccactggagtcttatagattacttttatgctgcctttatgggctgttttgagcttcaaaatattggccaccattcacttgcattgaaatgacctacaaagcaaaaatgttctactaaaatctttgtttgcgttcttctgaagaaagaaagtcatacactgggatggcatgtgggtgagtaaatctgagagaatttaaattttttgggtgaacaaatactttaagatgtataacaatttgtatgacaattaattgtcagccaaatttcataaccaTGGCAGCCCTAACAACAGCATATCCAAAATACCACCATGTCAACAATAGTGAAAGATAAGCAAACCACAGAGCGCTCTTACCTCCTGGTGTGTTGATGACAAGTCCAGCGAATAGCAGCTCAACATTTTTGTAGCCAAAGTAGAAAGTCATTTGCTGAAAGCATCAACAAATCATTTTTCAACCAAACTTTTTCCAAAGTAAATAAAGCAAGAATACATTAGATAACTAAGTTTTTTGCTTAAATGGATTTAGAACTAGTGAATCTCTAAATGGGTGGTTGATATGTTCTGCACTGTGACACActccatttaaaactatttaaacaacattttgttaaTCATTTTATAATAATGATTAAGCATGCATTTTTATCTCTCGTATTTACTGCAAGACTGCATGTAATAtttgtcctaaaaaaaaaaataaaaaataatctatgGACAATTTATGTATCAACATCCCAGATACTGAAACAAAAGCTAAATGATCTCAAGGTTGTCTCACCATCATCATATCTCCATGGCCTGTGTCGGGGTTCTCATGGTCTCCATGAGAGCCTGTGATTGGAGGTGACATGGTCATGTCCTTATGGTGATTGTGGGGTGCATGTGACATATTCATCTTACTGCACAAGGGTACTGAGGTAAAGAGCAAAGAAAACCAATTCATAAACCTTGTGATTAAAAAGTTATGCTTCCAATTGACATCCCAAAACATCTCAGAGACATCTCAGAGTATGGAAAGCATCAGTGGCAAAACCCTGAACATTTTTAGAGTCCCTAAATGATAAGAAACTCTTTGCAGTTGGTATAATGCGATGTATATGCTAATGTATTTTGTTATCTTTTGaaatgacattcatgcatttttaagtgtgacttaggTGTCCAAATACTGTTTGGAGCCATTGTATGCTGCGTATAAAGTGAAGCCCCTGACATTCTGAGTATCGAGTATCTAGGAAAGAAAGACCTTCACTAATCGAATGCCCAGACAACCCCAGGCTTTTCTCTTAAAGAACATTGCCCAGCTAATCTGATATCAACCtctgtaaaacaattatttccCCAATTTGAGAAGCAGATTTGCTTTACAAAAGGTTTAGGACAGCCTGGGGGATAAAGTACACATCAGAAATGGCTGTACGTGACATGCAGGCACTAATAAAACAATCCATATGGACATAATGAACCTGATTATCAGAGTGACATGCATAGATTGGTACTAACCATTAGTCACCATGTTAATTTATGCCTTCTAAGCAGACTTTGCATATAACTGCTctcttttcacacacacacaatgaaatatTCCCTTATATTCAGTCCTGAATCATAACATCAAGCCTGGTCAAATAGACAGCAATGAGAGATGGGAAAGAGCAAATGTCTGCTCCTTTCCTGTCTTTATAACCACCTAACTGACTAAGCCCCCCCAATCCCCCCCAACATGTGCACTGTTGTCAAAGTAAAACGCAAAAAGCTTTGCACATTGGTAAAAGACATTTCTGTAATAGAAGAAATCAATGGCGGAGGAGGGTGAACGAACTGCAGGGTAAATGCATGGCGCCAGCCAACTTGAAAAGTTTTGGAAGTTATGATAAAATCCAGTGGAGGAAGCCTGGAATGAGTCTGATGAACTTACTTCACCAAAGTCATCTCAGTGCTTGCTTGTTTCCATTGGGAAACTTATCGATTTAAATGTGAATGGATGTAATTAAAAAAGTAACATTTGGATGATCTCGCATTTAATACTATTATTATctaataaatatgttttaatcCCAAAATTTGcactatttttaaaacataaaattatttcAGACATTTCCCTTGCAAGATGAATTTGACTTCAGACACTCAAGCAATATAAGAGGAATTCAGCCGCAGCCACTAATCTAGAGTCAGATTTTCCCTTCTCACTAGTAATGAAGTTTTGCATTTGAGTGGAAAAACTGATCTTAGAACAGCAGTTACAAGCGCATTACCCTGCAGCAAAAATCAGAATTCCCTATCGATATCTCCATATTCATGAatgcacacatgcatgcatacacacatcaTACAAACTGATCGCACCAAGAATTTGGCGAAAGGAGGTCAAACGTTCTTACTGGAATTTGTATCACTGGCCCCCAGTGGCTTGAAGgcccaaagctggaagtgtttttgaacatactggcacgtgtgagctccatttttcaggtgaaatgtccactgagtggcaccaaaagtgagttgtattcattgtaaattaagtaatacagtgaagaggaatgcatctTTTATTAGACTAATCATatgccccaaccctaaacctacccgtcagtggagtaaaaatgtaaacttagagGGAAAATGTAACCTCAGTATGGCGCTCACCATTGATTAAGTGAATGTAGTTACTTTTTGGTTTCCCTAGGACCAAAACCTGTTTCTCAGAGGTTGCTCACAGAaaagagaagggggggggggggggggtggtattgcatactgtggcaactcaaaaacaaacacaaagacaatgttaagcttcatttaatgaaccaaatagccttcaactgtttgatataatggcaagtgattttctagtaccaaatgatcaatttagcatgattactcaaggataaggtgttggagtgatggctgctggaaatggggcctgtctagatttgatcaaaaaattacttttttcaaatagtgatggtgctgttttttacaacagtaatgtcctgactatactttgtgatcagttgaatgccactttggtgaattaaagtaccaatttccttccaaaacagcaaaatctgtacattattccaaactattggccgcaagtgcgtgtgtgtgtatatatatatatatatatatatatatatatatatatatatatatatatactgtatatattttgtcttattgtgtatttctatatatacttatattttctatttgctttttatttttattattatctctgtctttctgttatattgtttgtgcactggaagcttcggtcaccaagacaaattccttgtatgtgtaagcatacttggcattaAATAGCATGGTGCaggaatatggtaatcattctgtACAATGGtactgacctgtttcatgtgacgtcactgtatgaccacgCCACCACGTTTGTAACCAAAATTTCATATACTTTCAGTGTGCAGCACTGTGGGCAAAAGCCAGCtacatttttgtttctatttataaatcttgaaaaaagtgatactgctgattaattaccagagccaaaatgtaatttttctttcaacAAAATGTTATCTTTCAAGTGACAGCTTCATTTCTCCAATTATGAAggacagactttattcacaccaccagactacaatgtaaacatattggTCTTATACACTAATATGCCTTGGAtgatttctgtgtattcttcataagttaaaagcagctcttacatttatACAGATGAGATTATCACAGGCGTTTTGTACTATTGTGatcaaatcagaccagaaaacaacacaaacatttgtaacttatAAATGAGAGATGTTAACGTTAATGCACAGAAAGGCGTGTGTACTTGCAGGTCACACATCACTCGCCAGAGATGAATCAGAGATGAATcttggataaaatatatttacgtTTCAGCGAAAGTCGAATTTGGCATTATTTGTGCTTCTCCTGACCTGTATACACTTTtcctgtgacttggcatggataAAAAGCAAATTTGATGATTTTCTTAGTAGTcataagttttaggattttgaaaatctaaaacaaaaaaaagtcatgTAAAATGAAGAAGACGTATTTAAGATTCTGCCCTATTTCTTCTTATTTATGaaataaacaaatttgtgacactgaccatgtgtCTATTACAagaggtcagatttccttgtttcCATCGAATCACACAAGAtaatctttggaacattctcaaatcatgctgaataacatgatcatcaggttttgcacaaacttgtgccTGTAAACGAGGCTACCTTGCTAAATGCattcaatatataaataatatactgaTACTGGTACAAATAATAAAACTGCCAACTAAATCCCATTCACAAcaacaatgaaacaaaaaatgataAAAGCAAAACTAAAATTTCCCCATAAATAATGCTTTGTTCCAGTTTAACTCACCCATGCAAAATCCGTCACCTCACTCAGATGGTTTCGTACCTGGTTGGCGTccaaaatgtaaaagtaattCTTATCAGTCCTACCTTTGACTGCGCAGTATATCTTTCATCATACAGGGTCAATGTGTGTATGGAAGTGTTATATAGATAGAGAGATCTAGATGGGAATATAATGTGTGGCTAGTCGCACAGAGCTGACTTCTCATGTGACTTCTCGTCTGCCTTTCATTTCACCCCTCTTGCCAATAATCCAATCACAAGGCTTTATTCACACTCACAGCAAGACCTACTACATAAAAACCTTCAACGCATTAAAAGACTAGTGCCAGCGAAAAGTTTCGAAGCAGCTACtactttattattactgttttccaCACTGTAGAATAATGATAAATTCGTCAAAACTATCCAAGTATGggaataaagtgtgaccaaaacaAATCAAAGCATCTTTTCAGGTATGTTAagcaaagaaaattaagcctatctTTATGATCATTTAGATTTCTCATTACTGTAgtacattttattcaaataatCCTACCTGACACTGTGTTACTTTTTTAAAATGAACATCAACCTCAATTCAGTGCAGCAAATACTAACATGTTGTCTActtacaattgtactttacaatattattatatggggtgggtaaaaatattgattttctgatgcatcgtgatcttcatttaaacaatctcgatatcgattcttaaatcccaagatcgatcttttacccTGCACTACAATGAGtggaaatcactcgcattagcAACCAAGTTTCGCGCTATGTGactaaacatttatatattttggcAACTGGcaggtaaatgtttacatttcactcagcaGTACTTGTGTAGTAttgtggtggagtattcagcatcgagatcctttcactgcgtgttgagagtaaaagttgttccgtgtgatgtgtgtccaaagaagagatccacgcaacccatttgtcattgaataatgtctcttttaataccctttcagttctctacagtcagttgttgatcaaaaacaacaaaaaagaaccatttaattctaatcacacataggaCAGATGAGATAcagccatttgagtcctctctcgttaacatgcgctcatttaaagactctgtttacagaaatgtctttcttaaagagacagtgcagatttttaacacgtgttcaacaaatcaatgtaaatacctgtaaatagtacaaattatgttattaaacaataaacatgtaacaaaatataatatattcaatatattatcatatttatagATTGAATATACagatgttcatttttaaaagctaaaatgtgaccaaaatgatgaaatactaataaaatataattagacaaattaatatttcttaatataactagttagaaggtcccctgtattaaTTAACAGCATAAGCTGGGAGaaaatttctttcatatgcaagcaaaagggacattataactgaaagaTACCCATATGAACCAATTTCGAAtcgaatcagaattgaatcggaAAATCTGTATGAATACCCATTGTTATATCTTTattatttcacattacagtaaagagaatGAGATTACATTATAGTCAGGGTAGGAAATTAGCACCTGCCAAATGCGGGTAAATCATGCGCAGTGgctggtaattttgctcatccaacCGACACTGTGGCAGGCGAACTGTAGACATCTCCGAGTGACATATGACAAGAAATGCCATTTTACACAAAGACGCGTGTTTGAAGAAGCAAACGTAATTATATTTTGAGGAACAGACGACAAAATATCAGTCTGATTCGCCGTGTTTAGAGGTTTATTGCACGGTGTGAGCTGTCTCGCAGAACACGTGCATATCACAagttctcactatttcttccCTGTCAGTCACCTGGGAACAATTTGCAAGAATTGTGTCGTCTATGGCCACGTACACACTACAAAGTTTAGGGTGTTTACCCTAAACTTTGTAGTGTGTACGTGGCCATAGATGACACAATTCTTGCAAATT
Encoded proteins:
- the slc31a1 gene encoding high affinity copper uptake protein 1 isoform X2, whose amino-acid sequence is MNMSHAPHNHHKDMTMSPPITGSHGDHENPDTGHGDMMMQMTFYFGYKNVELLFAGLVINTPGEMAGACIGVFLLAVFYEGLKIGREVLLRRNQVNVRYNSMPVPGADGTILMETHKTVGQRMVSVAHLLQTVLHIIQVVVSYFLMLVFMTYNGYLCIAVAAGAGVGYFLFSWKKAVVVDITEHCH
- the slc31a1 gene encoding high affinity copper uptake protein 1 isoform X1, with the protein product MVPLCSKMNMSHAPHNHHKDMTMSPPITGSHGDHENPDTGHGDMMMQMTFYFGYKNVELLFAGLVINTPGEMAGACIGVFLLAVFYEGLKIGREVLLRRNQVNVRYNSMPVPGADGTILMETHKTVGQRMVSVAHLLQTVLHIIQVVVSYFLMLVFMTYNGYLCIAVAAGAGVGYFLFSWKKAVVVDITEHCH